GGGGGCTGCTTGACCGGCAGCGGGCCCTGCAGGAGGCCCTGAGTCTGAAACTTCAGGAGCTACGAAAAGTGTGTCTCCAGGAGGCGGTGAGGGCCTGATCCTAAGGGTGTTGGTGTTGGGGTGAGGAGCCGGGGCGAGGTAGGCAATCAGGTGGTGATCACTGAGCCACTTGTCTGAGCTGTAGATTCTCCAAAGCTCAGCTCAGATGTCTTAGAATCAACAAAATATGGTAATATTTTACCACAACCCCCTGTCAATAATTTAGAATccaaaaaacctcaaaaaaacaaacaaacaaaaaaccctcacaTAAGTTATTTCCAAAACTTGGCAGTGAAACCTGATCTGAACTGACATAAGGTGATTTATAGTTTCGCTTTACCCCTCTTGCTGTGACTGTCCACACAGTTTGCCAGAAATAATAATGCAGTTCAGAGCATGCAGCCCAGGCCTCAAAGAGTGTCATATAATATGTAGTATAAAGATGGTGTCACCTgtatgaaaaatgaagaaattccgGATTCCGAAGCAGGTCTCCCTGCTTCCCATGCCCACTGCCCCAGGGATTTGGGCCAACGAGGGGCTGAGAGTCTGTTCCATACACCCGCCCAGTGGAGtactgggaggaggaagagaacaggTGTGGATGCCGAGTAGGGCTGGGGTCCTAGTAGGACTTCTGTAGATTCAGGCTGCTTTGCCACATCCTCCCCAACTAATCCTGTAGTCTCTGACATATGCCTTCGTCCACCCAGGAGCTCACTGGCCAACTGCCCCCAGAGTGCCCACTGGAGCCTGGGGAACGGCCCCAGTTGGTCCGCCGGCGGCCCCCTGCAGCCCGAGCCTACCCTCCACCACACACCAACCCAGCACACCACTCCTTGTGTCCCGCTGAGGTGAGCAGATGGGCACACAGAGCAAGATGGGGGTGGGACAGGTACAGGGGAGGAGGAGCCgggaggaagcagagggcaggCTGTGTCCAGGGGAAGGAGAGGCTAAGGGAAAAAGGCACCGAGCTTGAGGGAGATGGGTTccaggactgagagagaggaTGCTGGTCCCTAACTGTCAGGATCGGCTTTTCACCcttgctcccccaccccccaccccaagatgCATAGGCTCAGCCCGAATcaacccaggccctgcctccagtgcatcctggctttgccaccaCCTGCTTCCTATGCTTGACCATTTCTAACATTTTGGTCCCACTCGGGTGGGCCCCGCAGGAGCTGGCGCTTGAGGCCCTGGAGCGCGAGGTGTCAGTGCAGCAGCAGATTACGGCAGCTGCCCGCCGCCTGGCCTTGGCCCCCGAGCTGAATGCCGAGCAGCGCCGGCGTCGGCGCCAGGTCCAGGCAGATGCGCTGCGGAGGCTGCATGAGCTGGAGGAGCAGCTCGGGGATGTCCGGGCCCGCCTGGGCCTCCCGGTGCTCCCGCCGCTCCAGCCCCTGCCACTGTCCACCGGCGCAGTTATCACTGCCCAGGGAGTCTGCCTGGGCACACGCCTCACTCAGCTCAGCCAAGGTGAGCCAGGCCCTGTCACCCCACCAGTGAAAGCCGGAGGGTGGGCATGGTAGGGGTGGGGTGTGTGAGCAGCCAGTGAAAAGTGGGAGGGAGGTGGAACTTAAGGAATTATGATTAACTGACTCTTGGGCAAGGGTGGGGCCACTGGGAATAGGCATCAGGGAAGTGAGAGATCAAGCCCCTGGTGATCTTAGATTTAGATAAAGGTGGATTCTTGGGAagcaaagggggtggggaggagactgCCCAGTGGTGTAAGGGGATGGCACCCAGGCTTTGTATTGATAGGCCCGGTTCTCCCCCTTCTCACCTGTAGAGGACGTAGTTCTGCACTCAGAGAGCAGCTCCCTCTCAGAGTCTGGGGCCAGCCATGATAACGGTGAGGATCTGTCTCTCCCAAATCTGCCCATCCTTTGATGCTCAGCCCTCACCTTCCCTCTTCAGCTCTTTTGAGCCATGCCCCATCCTCCTGTGGAACCCCCATCTTCTTTGCTTCACCCTATCCTGCCCCATCAGCCCCAGTTCTCACCTCATCCTTCAGCTCCTCCTCAGCCTGTCCcgccctctgccccccaccccccgcctccctAGTCCCCACCCTTTGCTTTGCCTGCAACCCTTCGGGTACCCTCTCATTGACTTCTCCCCTACTTTCTCCATTCCACCCAGAGGAGCCCCGTGGCTGCTTCCCTCTGGCTGAGCGCCCCTCACCACCCAAAGCCTGGGACCAGCTGCGGGCAGTATCTGGGGGCAGCCCTGAGCGGCGAACCCCATGGAAAGCACCCCCGTCGGATCTTTATGGGGATCTGAAGAGCTGGCGGAACTCTGTGGCCAGCCCCACCAGGTGAGGGTGagcccctgccctccttccccaggagCCAGGAGTGGAGCCTAAGCCTGGGCTGGCAGGGGGGCCCACTGGTGGTTACAGTCTCTAACCTGGACCCCCACCTGGGCCTGCCCGTCTCTGTCTAGCCCCACACGCTCGCTGCCCAGGAGTGCCTCCAGTTTTGAGGGGCGAAGTGTGCCTGCCACCCCTGTCCTCACCCGGGGCGCTGGCCCCCAGCTCTGCAAGTAAGTGGACTCTGAGGGTGAGTTTGAGGACCAGAGGAGGGAACTAGTAGCTCTAACTGGGGGTGTCAGGGAGAGCATTATCAAAGGGTGTGGGGCATGAGAGCCTGAGCTTTGAGTCTATCAGTTTTGTTCTGATTTTCTTTGTAGCTTGTATGAAAAAGcaagaattttatttctgtttcagagCTTTTGTTCATAATGCGTTTTATTGCATGCtaaagaaacagaagtaaaagattTTTTGGAATAtgcaatatatgtatatgtgtgatatcacattataaataaaaaattttaattgaccaaaaaagaaaagaaaagaaaggctggGCTTTGAAAGGTGAATAGGAGCTGTCTTGGtagagaagaagggaagggggtATGGATTTTGGGGAGAAGCACCAAAGTTTGAGTCTGGGCTTTTCTGTGCACTTTGGCAAGTCATTTCCCTTCTCTGAATCTTTGtctcctcatttgtgaaatgagcATCATAATATTTGGGGAAGACACTGTAGGTGTAGTAAGTTCTGGTTAACGTGTACTGAGTACCTACCATCTGCTAGGAGTCAGTGCTTTCCTTGGTATCGGACTTATTTAATTATCACAAGATCCCGATGAGGAAGGTGctattgttattcccattttagagatgaggaaactgaggcacagagaggttaagtaacatgtTAGTAAACTGAAGAcctggtgtttgaacccaggtTTGACTCAAGAGTCCGTGCTTTTAACCACTGTACTCTACCACTGCTTAAACAGATAACGTACCTCCTTTTTCCAGGCCGTGAATACAACAAAGTCCCCATCCCTGTGGCACTTGCATTCTGTGAATAGAGGCTATTGGGATGATAGTTTGGGGTGGTTCATACCCATGATGGGACAGAGAGTTCCAGAAGGGTCTTGAATTCCTGGCCTCATCGTGGAGCAGGCAGGGAGCCCGAAGAAGCACCTTAGCAGGGGATGAGGGGTCAGATGTGTTAGGAagagccctctgccctcccctgctaGCATTTCCTCTCCAGCCCTAAGCACACTTCCATCTCTCTTGGAGTCCCAGGCACCCCCATTTTCAACCCCTCTGCCCCCTAGTCCAGGGCAGAACCTCTGCCGCCCTTTACATACCACTCCCCAACACCTTTATACACACAGCTTCTAATCCTGGGCCCATTTGGAGGTGTGGAAGTGAAGGCTCAGAAAGAGGCAGGGTAGGGAGGGCACTTATCCCATCTGCCTGATATTTCTGACCTGTCTCCTTTCACCCCCACCTCTGTGCCCCCAGACCCGAAGGCCTCCATTCTCGCCAGTGGTCCGGCAGCCAGGACTCCCAGATGGGCTTCCCCCGGGCTGACCCTGTCTCCGACCGCGCCTCCCTCTTCGCTGCTCGCACCCGCCGCAGCAATAGCTCCGAGGCCCTGCTGGTGGACCGGGCGGCTGGTGGGGGAGCTGGCTCCCCACCTGCGCCTCTGGTGCCCCCTGCCGCTGGGCCCCCGGTCTGCAAGAGCAGTGAGGTGCTGTACGAGCGCCCGCAACCCACCCCTGCCTTCTCCTCCCGTACAGCTGGCCCCCCAGACCCTCCCCGGGCTGCCCGGCCTAGCTCAGCCGCCCCCGCCTCTCGCGGGGCCCCCCGCCTCCCACCTGTGTGCGGGGACTTCCTCTTGGACTATTCCCTGGACCGGGGCCTGCCCCGCGGTGGCGGCGGGACCGGCTGGGGGGAGCTGCTGCCCACAGCCGAGGTCCCAGGACCCCTCTCCCGCCGGGATGGGCTCCTCGCCATGCTCCCAGGCCCACCACCTGTGTACGCAGCTGACGGCAGCAGCCCCCTTCTCCGCAGCAAGGACCCCCACAGCCGTGCCGCCCGCACCAAGCCCTGTGGCCTGCCCCTGGAGGCTGCCGAGGGTCCGGAGGTGCATCCCAACCCCCTGCTGTGGATGCCCCCTCCCGCCCGTCTTCCCCCGGCTGCTGAGCGCAGCGGCCACAAGAACCTGGCCCTAGAGGGGCTGCGGGACTGGTACATCCGGAACTCGGGACTGGCCGCGGGGCCCCAGCGCCGGCCTGTGCTCCCCGCCATGGGCCCGCAGCACCCACCCTTCCTCCATGCTCGCTGCTATGAGGTGGGCCAGGCGCTGTACGGGGCCCCCAGCCAGGCGCCGCTCCCACACTCAAGGAGTTTCACGGCGCCCCCTGTCTCCGGCAGGTATGGGGGGTGCTTTTACTGACGGGTAGGGGTCTCTTGAGGCAGTTAGTCAAGGTGTCCAGGCCACGGGGGCCGCTGGTCATGATCGCAAATGACATGGACCACAGGAGAACTAGCCGCAGCCTTGGCCTGGGGACACGGGGCCCTGCCTGACCCGCATTAGTCCGTGGGGTCTCCGCGGAGGGGTGTCTTGGGCCCTGGTAGGAGCAGTTCTTCACCACGCTATGTTAGGATTTTAGCATTTGAACAACCAGTGCATGTCAGCTGAAAATGAGCCTTGAAACCAGGGTGCTGGGAGGAAGGGACGTCCTATGGCCCTCGCCTGTCTCTTCCTACTTTCACCGTGTCCCCTGCTCGTGAGCCTTAAGGTGCTGTCCTGTGCCTGCCTCCACCTCTTTAACgagcctcttttcctctctctttctgtgtcttgtccgtcttttcctctctcctctgtcttcctACCCTGTCCTCCGGATTCCTGCTACCCCTTCCAAAGATACTACGCGGACTTCCTGTACCCCCCGGAGCTGAGCGCTCGTTTAAGTGACCTGACGCTAGAGGGGGAGCAGTCCTCTGGTTCTGACCCCCAGACCCCGGGGACACTGGTCTGACCCCTTCTGAAATGCCCCTTCTTGGCCTGGGCATGACTCCAGTCTGGGGAGCACACAGCTGACCTCGCTGAGCCCTGGGGTGTGGTTGCTCTTGGTCCTGGGGGGCACCAACCTGATCTTCCAAGGTCCCTGGCTCCCCATGGGCCCACGAAGGTGTCTGACACCCTGCCTCTCCTCTTGTACTGTTCTGGGGACTGGGGGTCCTCAGCCAGCTTAAAAGAGGGGATGATGTCATGGGGACTCCAAGCCCCTTCCTCCATTTCTGTTTACAGTTGTGATTTAGGTATTCACTGTCTTCCCCCAACACTAGAcgttttataaaaagagaaactgTGATCTCGTCCTGGTTGGGTTCATTCCTGTCCCCGTGCCCAGCCTGTTCCATTCAGGAACCCTCTCCACAAAATGGACCATATAGGGTCTCGGGGCCATTTGGGGCAGCCAGGAGACTCTGGTGTGAACAGAACTTCCTGCCACCCCTTACCGGGGCAGTTTTTCTTGGGGAGGTGGGCTCTCTGCCCACATTTGATAGGACTGAAGTCTGGTGGTGGGGGACTTGGATTCATTTCGCCACCCCCCAGGGGTGCCTGCAGGAACCCCAGtccctgtctgcctgtctgtgcccactgcctctgcctggcccagcctTTAGCGGCAGCCTCTGCCCCAACTACCCCCAATCTGCAGGAGGGCCAACAGGCAGAGCCGCTGGGTGTGTTGTGTCCTGGGATGCTGCGGTGGTGGAACTTGGCATCTGGTAGATGCCAATGAAATCCTCAGGTGACGTCTGGCCACAGGCTACGTCACGTCTTCCTTGGTTTTCCTTCCACCCACCACTTTTTAAACAAATCCACACAAGCTGTGTTTTCTATGATACCTGTCTGTGACTTTCTGGAGCTGGGGGTTCCCCTACCCCCTTTACCTGGtgttaaacttttctttttgtacCAATGGATCTGGGCCCAAGACACTACCCACACTGGAAGGGGATTTCTATAATAAATGTGTAAACTGAACCCATGCATTGCTTCCCTATCTGCTTTGCCTTGGGGGCCCACATCTTCAGCTAAGACCAATgtatttttatcagaaaaaaaaatacatagcacCGTGGAACCAGCCTGTGATAATGTCATCCACTTTGGTTTTACTTGCTTTGTGATGTGAGGCAACTTCTTTGCCTGTGCTGATTTCCTAGCCAACTCTCAACAAGCGTCCTTAGTAATACGAATGATGACAGGAAACGCTAAGTGCCTTTAACTACCTTGTATGTTAATGCTGCCCTAAAGGTAACAGTCAAGACAAGaactggggagggggtgtggtttaatagctcagtggtaggacaTGTGAtctgcatgcatgaggtcctaggttcaatccccagtaccgccattaaaaaaaaaaaaaggaactgagtTCAGCCCACAGATTTAACAGAGTCAGAAAGTCTAGCAGAACTGAAAAGCAGGTCACTTCTGGCCATTGAAACAGACTTTACCCAGGAGGCCCAAATTGGCATTGAGCAATGCAACAGCCTTTATTGTTGCAGCAACACTGATAATATTTGCTCCATTCCTGGTCAGggctacccccaccccaccccattcccaCCCCTTGGTCCTTGCCACTGTGGAACTTTGTGGCGGGAGGAGTGGCAGAATCCCTAAGAGCTGGAAGAAGGCAAGTGGGACTGGTGAGTGTTGGGGTTAACTGGGACCAAGGGTCCAACAGGATCAGGATACTTGAATTCTCTACCCAGATGGGGACTGGGAACACTTGGATCCTGGGTTCAAGATTTGGCAATGCCTTGACCTGGGTTCAAAGCTGGGGTGGGGTCTAGAAAAGCCTTGGTCCAGGGTTCAATATTTGAGAATGCCTTGGTCCCAGTCCCCAGCTTTGGGGCTGAGCACAGGAGACAGGTGGGTCCCAGACTGGAGTCAGGGGAGTGTTTCTGGGTGCAGAGTTTGAGGTTGGCCTCAATGCTCTggtctctaagccccagttttaGGCTGGATGTGTCTCTGGGTCCCAAGTTAAGGGCTGGAAAGACTGGTTCCCTAAGATGGGGGGCTGGGTATGAGGGGAATATCCCAGTCTGGGACCTGGGGGAAGGGCTGCGAAAGGTCTCTGGGTCCTGGATgcgggccggggtggggggtggcattCTCCATGTCTTGGGTACAGATCCTAGGCCTCTAGGATCCAGCCTCCTGCTCTTGTCCCAGCGCCTCCAGTAGCAGCCCCATTGGCGTTCGCTTGAGACCAATGCTCTCGATCTTGTTCTCAATCTTGTTCTTGAGGTTGCGCAGGCGCAGTGATGCGTGCACCAGGATCACTGTGGGCAATACGAGAGGTGTGGGGTCAGTGGGAATGGAACATCAGCCTTTAGCTAACCGGGGCCCACAGAAGGGAACTGGAGTCAGTGGCTAGGACGCCTCTGAATCCTAAAAGTGACGGAGGAATGCGCTTCGCAACAGGGGCGTGGCTGTGAGGTGTCGCACGGTAACGGGGACGTGGCCAGTGGAAGGCACTTCAGACCAGCCGTGACGCCCAGAAAGGCGGTAGTAAAGAGGGGCGttcccagaggggaggagggagcaaagCCAAGGAAGGCTCTTTGTAAAGAAGGTGAGGCCACGCCCGCCGGGTGTCCTAGCCCCTTCTCAGCGCAGGAATCAGAGTAGGGCGGGCCTGGCGCCGAGCGCAATTGTTGGCCGTTTTCCCGGCTATCTCAGGGTGTGGAGACTCACGAAGCACTGGCCCGGCGATGCTGAGGAGGAAGGTGCAAGCGCCGCCCACGGCCCAGAGAACGAGGAGGCCGACAGCAAGCACTGCGGCCAGGCAGGCGGCTGGGTGGCTGCGACGGCAGCGGCGCACGGCTGCGCGAGTCTCAGCCGCCCACACCAGCACGCCAAGTGCCACCGCCACCACCAGTGCGCTTAGGAGGGTGTGCAGCGGGCGCATGTACCTGCGGGGACAATGGAACTAAGCTAGCCGGGCAGGCGGGAAGAGGGCCGCCCGGCCTCCAAGCCTCCCAGACCACCGTCCACCGATCCCGGGCCCCAAGAGCTTTGGTTCCCCACACTTAACCCCACGCCCGCTCCGGATCCTCCAACCGGGCAAATACTCCCGCCAGCCCTGTCTCTAACGGGTCCACCCTCCAGGACCTCCAATTCCTAGGCGCTCTGGGCTCCCCTCTGCAGACCCTCATTTCTTTGTCAATCTTGCAGTCCCATCTTCCTGAAATCTCCTGCTTCAGGCCCTCTCATCCGCTAGGCCCCTGGGCTCCCAGTCTTCCCTGCTCTTTCCTTCTGACCATACCCCCACAGGGCCCATTCCAGCCCGCCTCCCTCATCCCAACCTTCCCCCAAACCCACCCTTTACAGAGGCCAGGCCCTTGAAAATTCCTCTTCCAGGCCTTCCATCTCCAtacatttccctctccccaggccCAGTCATAAGACCCCTTTTCCAGACTTCCTCCCCTTCAAATTCCCCCTCCAGGTTCCCATTTCCCAATAGAATCTAACCTCCATTGCTAGAACCCTTTCCAGGCTTTCAGTCTCACTCTTATCTTCCAATCCTGCCCAAGTCCCTCCTCCACGTTCTCCATCTCTCCCTGGTCTCAGGATTTCCATCCCGGGGTCCTCCCTCTTGGCTCAAGTTCCCCAACATGTACCTGTTCCTAGAGCATTCCAATTATAGCCAGGCTCCTCTCTAAGCCCCGATCGTCCACAAGTCCACCCTTCAACTTGACCAC
This Camelus bactrianus isolate YW-2024 breed Bactrian camel chromosome X, ASM4877302v1, whole genome shotgun sequence DNA region includes the following protein-coding sequences:
- the CCDC120 gene encoding coiled-coil domain-containing protein 120 isoform X1, translated to MEVKGQLISSPTFNASAALFGEAAPQVKSERLRGLLDRQRALQEALSLKLQELRKVCLQEAELTGQLPPECPLEPGERPQLVRRRPPAARAYPPPHTNPAHHSLCPAEELALEALEREVSVQQQITAAARRLALAPELNAEQRRRRRQVQADALRRLHELEEQLGDVRARLGLPVLPPLQPLPLSTGAVITAQGVCLGTRLTQLSQEDVVLHSESSSLSESGASHDNEEPRGCFPLAERPSPPKAWDQLRAVSGGSPERRTPWKAPPSDLYGDLKSWRNSVASPTSPTRSLPRSASSFEGRSVPATPVLTRGAGPQLCKPEGLHSRQWSGSQDSQMGFPRADPVSDRASLFAARTRRSNSSEALLVDRAAGGGAGSPPAPLVPPAAGPPVCKSSEVLYERPQPTPAFSSRTAGPPDPPRAARPSSAAPASRGAPRLPPVCGDFLLDYSLDRGLPRGGGGTGWGELLPTAEVPGPLSRRDGLLAMLPGPPPVYAADGSSPLLRSKDPHSRAARTKPCGLPLEAAEGPEVHPNPLLWMPPPARLPPAAERSGHKNLALEGLRDWYIRNSGLAAGPQRRPVLPAMGPQHPPFLHARCYEVGQALYGAPSQAPLPHSRSFTAPPVSGRYGGCFY
- the CCDC120 gene encoding coiled-coil domain-containing protein 120 isoform X2 encodes the protein MEVKAALFGEAAPQVKSERLRGLLDRQRALQEALSLKLQELRKVCLQEAELTGQLPPECPLEPGERPQLVRRRPPAARAYPPPHTNPAHHSLCPAEELALEALEREVSVQQQITAAARRLALAPELNAEQRRRRRQVQADALRRLHELEEQLGDVRARLGLPVLPPLQPLPLSTGAVITAQGVCLGTRLTQLSQEDVVLHSESSSLSESGASHDNEEPRGCFPLAERPSPPKAWDQLRAVSGGSPERRTPWKAPPSDLYGDLKSWRNSVASPTSPTRSLPRSASSFEGRSVPATPVLTRGAGPQLCKPEGLHSRQWSGSQDSQMGFPRADPVSDRASLFAARTRRSNSSEALLVDRAAGGGAGSPPAPLVPPAAGPPVCKSSEVLYERPQPTPAFSSRTAGPPDPPRAARPSSAAPASRGAPRLPPVCGDFLLDYSLDRGLPRGGGGTGWGELLPTAEVPGPLSRRDGLLAMLPGPPPVYAADGSSPLLRSKDPHSRAARTKPCGLPLEAAEGPEVHPNPLLWMPPPARLPPAAERSGHKNLALEGLRDWYIRNSGLAAGPQRRPVLPAMGPQHPPFLHARCYEVGQALYGAPSQAPLPHSRSFTAPPVSGRYGGCFY
- the CCDC120 gene encoding coiled-coil domain-containing protein 120 isoform X3, producing the protein MEVKGQLISSPTFNASAALFGEAAPQVKSERLRGLLDRQRALQEALSLKLQELRKVCLQEAELTGQLPPECPLEPGERPQLVRRRPPAARAYPPPHTNPAHHSLCPAEELALEALEREVSVQQQITAAARRLALAPELNAEQRRRRRQVQADALRRLHELEEQLGDVRARLGLPVLPPLQPLPLSTGAVITAQGVCLGTRLTQLSQEDVVLHSESSSLSESGASHDNEEPRGCFPLAERPSPPKAWDQLRAVSGGSPERRTPWKAPPSDLYGDLKSWRNSVASPTSPTRSLPRSASSFEGRSVPATPVLTRGAGPQLCKPEGLHSRQWSGSQDSQMGFPRADPVSDRASLFAARTRRSNSSEALLVDRAAGGGAGSPPAPLVPPAAGPPVCKSSEVLYERPQPTPAFSSRTAGPPDPPRAARPSSAAPASRGAPRLPPVCGDFLLDYSLDRGLPRGGGGTGWGELLPTAEVPGPLSRRDGLLAMLPGPPPVYAADGSSPLLRSKDPHSRAARTKPCGLPLEAAEGPEVHPNPLLWMPPPARLPPAAERSGHKNLALEGLRDWYIRNSGLAAGPQRRPVLPAMGPQHPPFLHARCYEVGQALYGAPSQAPLPHSRSFTAPPVSGRYYADFLYPPELSARLSDLTLEGEQSSGSDPQTPGTLV
- the PRAF2 gene encoding PRA1 family protein 2; translation: MSEVRLPPLRALDDFILGSARLAAPDPCDPQRWCHRVINNLLYYQTNYLICFGLGLALAGYMRPLHTLLSALVVAVALGVLVWAAETRAAVRRCRRSHPAACLAAVLAVGLLVLWAVGGACTFLLSIAGPVLLILVHASLRLRNLKNKIENKIESIGLKRTPMGLLLEALGQEQEAGS